tttgtttgttttttttgctgcttATTATGTTTAAATGGAATGCTCTTTGGAAGGCAGGCGTGCTGTTATGCAAACCGCGATGCATACACAGTATCACTGTGCATCAGTACATTTCTCTGAATATTTAAACTAGTAtggtcattttttaaaagaagaatttCTTTTCAAAGTGAGAGAGAGCAGTAGTACAACAGTAAGAATGTGTAATGatgtaatgaaaatgtttttgcatGAGATGCTTCTGAAAATATCCTTTTCTGATCCCAGATTTGTCAAACCCATTAGGTTTCCATACAGCAGTGCTGCTGTCCAGTATATGCCTTTCTGTTGTATTTCAGACAGAGCCTCCTCTGAACCCTCCAGAGCACAGAGAATACCTGGCAGAAATCATGTTTGAATCGTTTAATGTACCAGGCATGTACATTGCTGTGCAGGTACATACATTACAGAGTATTGTATAATACCAACACCAAGCCTTATCTTTTCATGGAAAGATACATTGAAAAGGAAagctgaatcttttttttttttttaactccttgTTTTAGGCCGTTTTGGCTTTAGCAGCGTCCTGGACTTCAAGGCAAGTTGGTGCGCGGACACTTACAGGAGTTGTCAtagacagtggggatggtgtcaCTCATGCAATTCCAGTGGTAAGGTCCACTTTTTAAACACGTGACAACTACTTTATTGTATAACTGGAATGGGTAGACATTTAGTTTCCTGGATGCATGTGTTGTGCAAAGTTTTCATATTCTTTCCCAAAATTTGGAATCAGATGTAAATTGCATGTTTAATATAAACCAGCAGTGTTTACACCAGTGCATACATTAATGAATTCAATTACAAATGGCTATTACATAAGtgtaattaataatattattatttttaattggagGGAAGCTTGTCGGGTATGGAGTATAGGTTATGGAAAGACTAGCACGTGGACTggtttgtaaaaatgaaatgaaacctgttgaatgaGTGCCACGTTGTCTGTAACAGTTCATTCATACTGATTGCTACCCAAAGATAGCAAGATCAGTGGAGAGGAGGAGCCGTTGTGAGCTTTGTTAACCGTCATTTTCTGTCTTTCCTCAGGCAGAAGGTTATGTCATTGGGAGCTGCATAAAGCACATCCCCATTGCAGGCAGAGATATTACGTATTTTATTCAGCAGcttctgagagagagggagataggcATTCCTCCTGAACAATCATTAGAAACAGCAAAGGCAATCAAGGTAATTTACTGATTGGTCATGCAGGGAAATGGAAATAATTTCTACACAGTGAGTGAACCAACCTATGACAATTTAACTTCTCACTAGCAGTTTATTTCTTGGTTTGTAATATGTAATGCAAACAACCCCACTGGTATTTGTATCCACATATACATTGGAAGAGTGGTCTGGCAATTAAAGGCTTCTGGAAATTATGTGACCTATAGGTATAAACAGTCTAGTGCAATAATGGTTAGCTGCTTGAGggtgtagatttttttttgtctgttactttataaaattgtattttgtctTTTTATGAACTGTTGTTCATGAGCACACTCTCAGAATAAGAGGCTAATCTAAAGTACCCACAATATCATACTGTTTACGTGACTCCATCAGTCAATCTAAATACTTTTATTGATTTGAGAAAAATTCAAATTACGTACTGAAAAGTGATGGTTATTTTTGATTGTTTACTGAAATTCGcagataaaatatattattaggcCTATATTAATCCATAATTTAGAGGCGCATCATCAATATCAGCATCACCCTTGCAGCATTACAGTATGTCATacagaaacaaatataaaaagcGGTTCTTTATCTTTTCATCTTTGTTACACATGACTTGTGTGATTCAAAAATGGTCATGCTTTTGAAAATCAGGACATTTAATCTACATGAGTCATACCATAGCCGAGCTGGGTAGTGAAACACTATTTATATAATTAaatggtattttgtttttatttgtgtggtttttgtttttaataggaaAGGTATTCCTACATCTGCCCAGATATCGTTAAAGAGTTTTCGAAATATGACGCAGATCCCGATAAATGGATCAAGAAATATAAAGGTATTAATGCTATCAACAAAAGGGAATTTCTAATAGATGTTGGATATGAGAGGTTCCTTGGGCCTGAGATCTTCTTTCATCCAGAGGTAAGgaaacattactttttttatatacgTCATTCATGTTTTTTGCGGAAGAGCACCACCTGGTGGCTACAATATTCTATGCACATTGAATATATTTCctgataataataaaatgcaccaGAAATGCTTCCTGCAGCCAAAATAAGACCCTGTAGCGTTTCTTTTTATAAAGTATCTTTAAAGGTTTACCTTTACTGTACATATGTTCTCTCCTACACTTTCTGTATTGAAAACATGAAAGCAGCAAGTCTGATATAATAacttaccgtattccttcgaatttaagacatgCTTTTTTAACAATGTTTTGCTTCTCAAACATaccctgcatcttaaattcgagtacagtatagtgatgcgtgtataaaatcgccaacaaaagacatgactatcCGAGTACagaaacagcaatgtgactgactgccgagaaaagacaacagagacaaaacaaaccaagcttcctgaggaattccaagagaaacgtttacaatttcagcatttccacaaacagtaccagcttggacagattggaaatcctgatcagacccccgtattttatgacatgccaagcaataccacagtacttcaatgctgttgtggttgctgggttactgGGATGCCAGTGAGTGGTGGTATGTTGTGACGGTCGGCAATTCCTACAGAACAGTATCCTAATCCCAACCGTGAACAATGACCACACCAGCCCTgtgcacacatacacagaaaaacacaaaaaagcaaaaTGTATCTGTTCCAGTTTAGTGAAGATGGGTGGTGTTGAGAACCCCTATATGATAACTCCCTTTGTTGATAGTTAGTTAAACATAGGTTATCATAGcacatttgtttctttaaattttcATTTACGtcaaataatatcaataatatcCAAACAATATAATTCTCAAAAACCACCAGACACAAACAAGCTAGCTCCATAGAGTtcttaactaaaaaaaacaaaatatcaatttGCAGCAGCTGCTACATGAAACAAAACAATTGACAGCGTCACTTATATGCAGATCATTTTGTTTACATTCATGTGCTGCTCCTCTTTAGTTGTTCAGACTCCAGACAGGTAACTTTAAGTTTGTTCTTGGTTCTTAATTTAAATTCAGCGGTCTCCCCTGTGTTATCCAACAGATGACAGCCAACTATGCCCACACCCTGTGTTTTTAAAAGCCCTTAGGACTGCCACAATGTGCACGTCAGAGATGCCGTCtgaagtattatacagtgcgctgcacaataaacaagctctgtggttaatctacaacaacactgtttttaagcataattgaggttgtatctttgtacatgcatatttatttgaagttttattttttccttaaattgagggtggtaaagttgggcttaaattcgagggcgtcttaaattcgaaggaatacggtagttaagataataataattctgtttatatatttgttttctcctgctaTCGCAACCATATGTTTTGTTGTATCTCTTGTAGTTTGCCAACCCTGATTTTATGCAGCCCATTTCAGACGTAGTTGATGAAGTAATACAGTACTGCCCTATAGACGTCAGGCGGCCATTATACAAGGTAAAATCATTTTACTACATATCAACTTCCTTAAACCAAAACCTCAAGAAGAGAACAGAAGAAATATAGAACTTCATAGTCTGGCCAGCGACGACAAACATTACCAATATGTATAAACTACACAACTGTATGATATACTATGGTGAACTGACTATAGTGTATTTTAAATCTCAGAACTTTGTatggtctcacattttcctacatgagacacacacattattttagtGCTATTTTTTGCCATAGCAGTTGGTGTTAAAAATGTACCAAGCGCTTCTTTCACATACTCCCAGTCCCAGAATTTCAGAGACATTGGTTTAGACCATACTGACTGAAGTTAGGTTTGTAAAGTTTTCTTTGCAAAAACATAACATTGTGTGTTCTAACGTGATATTTATCCTCTGTGATATTTATTGGCCATCCCGGGACAGAAAACCATCCCTAACATTGTTTTTCTTGGACCGATGCTGTACCCAGAACACAAAGGGCTGGAGTGACAAGTACCACTTTGTAATTCTGGGGTTGTGGTCCTTTATTGTTTGGAGCCACTTTAATGGTACATGGTTGATTTTATCAGAACAAATCCCAGGGGATGAAAGAATTCAACCAGACATTTTATGGCTAATCACTCTCTGTCGAGAAGAATCTTGTCTTGGGGAAATGGGTTTTCTACTCAGAAAGAGAACACGGTGCTCAGCCCCGCCTGTCTCCTGACACAAAGCAGTTTGCCGGCAACCCAGATGCTCCGAGGGGCCGCAGGATCACTGTTACAACATAGTCAAATAACTATGTTGTAACAGGATGGCTGAGTGATGACgtcccagaccagaaagctgacagagacacaggtaCTTGCGGGTTGAAAGCGCTGGTGGTGCCATTTTtattgtaacaaaaaataaacaaaacactttatataaaaaaaaaaaaccaaaaaaaacaggcacacagctcaccgagcaaaataaaggtttaaacaaaacagtctcaaacacaaacagaactactgacaccaaacaaataccgtgctggtctgctgagcacaagtagcaattgctttcttttttctCCTGTCTCTCTCATGTACCTCCTTTCtgcacacccccccacccccaaacacacaaacaggttTATATACACGTGGCCATCTCAGAATCAACAACCAATCAATTCAGgcgccacattctgcacagggtttGATACACGTGGCCATCGAATCAACACCCAATCAATTCAGgcgccacattctgcacagggtttGATACACGTGGCCATCGAATCAACACCCAATCAATTCAGgcgccacattctgcacagggtttGATACACGTGGCCATCGAATCAACACCCAATCAATTCAGgcgccacattctgcacagggtttGATACACGTGGCCATCGAATCAACACCCAATCAATTCAGacaccacattctgcacagggtttGATACACGTGGCCATCTCCGAATCAACACCCAATCAATTCAGgcgccacattctgcacagggtttAGTGGGATGGGACTTTAACCCCAtcataaaataccttttaaatcctaatacaatacattatttacaggcagggctttgccctgcttCCTCCTTATGTGTAGGGCTTTTCTTATGCCCTGCCACATAGGTCATCTAAATACGCAGCTGCTAAGGGGcttctgagtggcgcatccggtaaaggtacTCCACGTgtagtgcaggatgcgccttataTTTTTCTTCATTTGACACATGAGAGTTTCAATATATGTGTTTAAATCCCTGTTTACTGTTTTTTATCTGTTTACTTTTTTCAATTGGAGCATGATCagcaataaatgaatacaaatatttaactagGTATGTGGCAGGACGGCTCGAGTGGTGATGTACCCAGACACACAGACGGGTACTGCGAGTTGAAAGCGCTGGTGCGCATAGTTattgaaacaacaaaaataaacaaaacacttttacaaaaacatGGCTCAccgagccaaaacaaaaggtttgacaaaacaaagtctcgaacacaaaagaTGTACCCTGCTGGTCCCTCCAGCATGAGTAGTAATTATAATTCTTTCTTTTACttgagtttattttcttttaacctttcttttcttttcttttccttacTTTAATATTACTCCTCCGCTCTCGTTAGTCCTTCCTGAACACAAGCACCGTGCTGGTCTTTccagcacgtgtagcaattgtttactaattttttactttgtttacttTCGTTTTACTTCTGTCCgctctctgaacacccaccccaaaATAATACATTCCTCAGCAGGGCTTTTTTCGCCCTGTCACAATCTATAATACAGGGTCTTTCCTTAAAAACATTAGATTCATGATACCATCCACACTTTGATTGCACTGTATCCAAGCTAGGTGGCACTGTATGACTTAAAAAGACCTGATGTGGAAAACATTCTGCTGCATGCATAGACATGTACAAATAAGTAAATCCTACAAAAATATGAACtagattttaaatataattgagatatacaccaaGGAAATTGAAGAGACAAGACAGGATGACTTGTTTACACTGGGTTGCACAAATTTAGGGCATGTCATATGCATAACTAATAAGGTTGTTTTCGTGAATGTGCATACATGTCTCCATAACAATGCATCTGCAtcagggtatatatatatttaaatgtattatctgaGACACATTTGAGTATTTGTGTTCTAGCCACCAGATAAGAAATGAAATCTTGAAACGAAGTGAACAACTCTGAGGAAGACTGAAGATTCTGGACA
The Acipenser ruthenus chromosome 3, fAciRut3.2 maternal haplotype, whole genome shotgun sequence genome window above contains:
- the LOC117394797 gene encoding actin-related protein 3B-like isoform X3, with translation MEKFMEQVIFKYLRAEPEDHFFLMTEPPLNPPEHREYLAEIMFESFNVPGMYIAVQAVLALAASWTSRQVGARTLTGVVIDSGDGVTHAIPVAEGYVIGSCIKHIPIAGRDITYFIQQLLREREIGIPPEQSLETAKAIKERYSYICPDIVKEFSKYDADPDKWIKKYKGINAINKREFLIDVGYERFLGPEIFFHPEFANPDFMQPISDVVDEVIQYCPIDVRRPLYKNIVLSGGSTMFRDFGRRLQRDLKRVVDARLKLSAELSGGRIKPKPIEVQVITHHMQRYAVWFGGSMLASTPEFFQVCHTKKDYEEYGPSICRHNAVFGVMS